A single Amphiura filiformis chromosome 8, Afil_fr2py, whole genome shotgun sequence DNA region contains:
- the LOC140159121 gene encoding neugrin-like: MWPFPSLARLSLSLTARHARSLSASPRASTFQYHVCKMYKDINHSFARSISVTAAVSRRRNIDKVDDTFIDREYEKAKVQLEDPEDDDPRHIIQKMESDHDRRVRAIKRAKTARLFPQLKEKRTLTTDTMEQIRFLKQEQPDEWTIPRLANSFNVSNTVIIKVLKSKFVPSEKMKQKQDLQAKINLGLLPPGSTIKALENTEKVIGAPSTKLLGDGHPTSQNLLSSGQASDNSKIVMDARQESNQIRKQRVVARNSQSIDNVQIQELNKTLVHGKQQSVIKSSEKPEQNWEKKMHSTKTRKHHKQRPNKDDDAVADEFGNYAEDFDIEENDDNPPEYEDTEPLKVVQKGREFYDENGELLYRV; the protein is encoded by the exons ATGTGGCCATTCCCGAGCTTGGCGAggttaagcttaagcttaactgCCAGACATGCCAGAAGTCTCAGTGCTAGTCCTCGAGCCTCTACTTTCCAATATCACGTGTGTAAAATGTATAAGGATATTAATCATAGTTTTGCAAGATCCATAAGTGTCACAGCAGCTGTCTCACGGAGAAGAAATATCGATAAGGTTGACGACACTTTCATCGATAGAGAATATGAGAAAGCAAAAGTGCAGTTGGAGGACCCTGAGGATGATGACCCAAgacatataatacaaaaaatggaaAG TGATCATGATAGGAGAGTGAGAGCCATAAAAAGGGCAAAAACTGCAAGACTTTTTCCTCAACTAAAAGAAAAGCGAACGCTCACCACTGACACCATGGAACAAATACGCTTTCTGAAGCAAGAGCAACCAGATGAATGGACAATCCCACGACTGGCTAACAGCTTCAATGTTAGTAACACAGTCATAATCAAAGTACTGAAGAGTAAATTTGTTCCTTCAGAGAAAATGAAACAGAAACAGGACTTGCAAGCAAAAATAAACTTGGGTCTTCTGCCACCTGGATCTACCATCAAAGCTTTGGAAAATACAGAGAAGGTCATTGGCGCACCTTCAACTAAATTACTTGGGGACGGCCATCCAACTTCACAAAATTTATTATCATCAGGACAGGCATCAGACAATTCTAAAATTGTGATGGATGCTAGACAAGAAAGTAATCAAATTCGGAAGCAAAGAGTTGTTGCTAGAAATTCACAAAGTATTGATAATGTTCAAATCCAGGAACTGAATAAAACCTTAGTACATGGTAAACAGCAGAGTGTGATTAAATCATCTgaaaaaccagaacaaaattgggAGAAAAAAATGCATTCTACCAAAACTAGGAAACACCATAAGCAACGTCCAAACAAGGATGATGATGCAGTTGCAGATGAGTTTGGCAACTATGCAGAGGACTTTGATATTGAAGAGAATGATGATAACCCACCTGAATATGAAGATACCGAGCCTTTGAAGGTTGTACAAAAAGGAAGAGAATTCTATGATGAAAATGGTGAATTGCTTTATCGTGTGTAA
- the LOC140159122 gene encoding m7GpppN-mRNA hydrolase-like gives MDNQSMNTATVSAIAIPIKVLDSLCSRFLLNLPPQERNDNIRVMFQIELAHWFYIDFYRVEMPGLPGCGIKEFAKIIFNHCPFLNEHLPNVEKIYSEWREYKMSVPTYGAIMLDETMQYIVMVQSFFSKTSWGFPKGKVNEGEEPHQCAVREVREETGYDISDLIVENDYIETTFNEQLARLYIVPKVPMEAKFEPQTRGEIRGVKWFHIDDLPSHKKDMAPKQNLGLNPNNFFMAIPFIKPLKKRINKRKGKSNQEDRDSPLAALKNSLAGNQQQYQQQVHQSPQQPSKPSTNNLDPTHKQRQQRAFAQQNQSELSQYLKYKDPSMKDPNVGNANGRPQYIGGGQNQYQQKGRGRNSNPNTPQKTFQILTRDGRIAGKSAFTSLETDSVPVQPPNISKGSQPQVMNNSILYSKTLMNFRFNMADIMKACEGF, from the exons ATGGACAACCAAAGCATGAACACAGCCACAGTTTCAgcaatagcaattcctattaaagtTTTAGATTCATTATGCAG TCGTTTCCTGTTGAATCTACCTCCTCAGGAAAGAAATGACAACATAAGAGTGATGTTCCAGATAGAGTTAGCACATTGGTTCTACATTGATTTCTACAGAGTTGAAATGCCTGGGCTTCCTGGATGTGGCATCAAAGAATTCGCCAAAATTA TTTTCAATCATTGTCCATTTCTCAATGAGCATCTGCCAAATGTAGAGAAGATTTATTCTGAATGGAGGGAATATAAGATGAGTGTACCAACCTATGGAGCCATCATGCTGGATGAAACTATGCAATAT ATTGTTATGGTTCAGAGCTTCTTTTCTAAAACCAGTTGGGGATTTCCTAAAGGCAAAGTTAATGAAGGAGAAGAACCTCATCAATGTGCTGTTAGAGAG GTCCGAGAAGAAACTGGCTATGACATCTCAGATTTGATAGTAGAAAACGATTACATAGAAACAACATTTAATGAACAATTAGCAAGACTGTACATAGTACCAAAAGTGCCTATGGAGGCTAAATTTGAGCCTCAAACTAGAGGAGAAATACGG GgtgtaaaatggtttcatattgATGATTTACCAAGCCATAAGAAGGATATGGCACCAAAACAGAATTTGGGTCTAAACCCAAACAATTTCTTCATGGCTATACCATTCATCAA ACCATTAAAGAAGAGAATAAACAAAAGGAAAGGGAAATCCAATCAAGAAGATAGAGATTCTCCTCTGGCGGCACTTAAAAATTCATTGGCCGgtaatcaacaacaatatcagcaaCAAGTGCATCAATCGCCGCAGCAGCCTTCCAAACCCAGCACAAACAATTTAGATCCTACACATAAACAGAGACAACAGAGAGCTTTTGCTCAACAAAACCAGAGTGAACTGAGTCAATATCTGAAATATAAAGACCCTTCGATGAAAGATCCTAATGTTGGGAATGCTAATGGAAGACCACAGTATATAGGAGGGGGACAGAATCAGTACCAACAGAAAGGAAGAGGAAGGAATAGCAATCCAAATACACCACAGAAGACGTTCCAAATTTTG ACAAGGGATGGAAGGATAGCTGGCAAGTCTGCATTCACAAGTCTAGAAACAG ATTCAGTTCCCGTGCAACCACCAAACATCTCTAAGGGCAGTCAACCTCAAGTAATGAACAACAGTATCTTGTATTCAAAGACACTCATGAACTTCAGATTTAACATGGCCGATATCATGAAAGCTTGCGAAGGCTTTTAA